One Microcoleus sp. FACHB-831 DNA window includes the following coding sequences:
- a CDS encoding HEAT repeat domain-containing protein, whose amino-acid sequence MPKATYGPEVKARVKRLLEALLAFVNYEVEGCEGLELHFRWQGEDSANPQLVVETKLRVLEYLTQKDKYPGKLTTTQIRQAINHHLKKFLGIVEDNRAKTQGEEDWHFTLKLWGKDKEANLREFELDWERKRPDKSKKLEATFVETSSTSAPDNINWREVCETRLDNQKRLLNNPLTSNHVDFYVPLGLVEPKPKEEIRHGDDVSPEEGSRFYQLAETQITKTYNQPNEFFEQVLRQRQSKNSQGRRLAITGEPGAGKTTLCYQIAKWILEQNLGVPILIRLADIGSKTLGEFLLEGWLRDAAGTLKAAPSEYSTAFEELLKSGDVWLLLDGVDEMAVASPLAAINRQLAEGWANKVRVVLTCRLNVWDADKNALRDFDVYRNLDFDQKQVKEFIYQWFADNQQCEGLLRELAQSNQQRINDLVKNPLRLALLCRTWKNGSKLPDTKAGLYQRFVEAFYNLKDEFAIEPVQQQQLTQALGELALRALDGEDKDTKTGEVISRFRLRQCLVDRVFKERSDLLALALKLGWLNRVGLASAEEEDSDRAVYAFFHPTFQEYFAALAVDDWHFFLNHIPHNPDRGNYRIFEPHWKQVILLWLGRSDVERQQKEQFIQELVDFEDSCKAFYWYRAYFIAAAGIAEFKDCAKADEIVVLIIKLGFGHFNIEEQQWRTFLYPIVEGARAAVLQTNYAIAVNKLIDLLETAEDYDTRREAAESLGKIGTGNDGAIAALVRILESKEDYFTRSSAAEILGEIVTGTEAAIAALVRILESKEDYFTRSSAAEILGKIGSGNAIAIAALVRILETTEDDDTRSSAAEILGKIDPGNQAGIAALIRILETTKSDYTRRRAAGSLGEIGSGKQAAIAALVRILETTEHDSTPRIAAESLGKIGTGNDAAIAALVRILETTKDDFTRKSAAATLGAIGTGNDAAIAAFVRILETTKDDFTRKSAAATLGAIGTGNDAAIAALVRILETTEDDSTRWRAAATLGAIGSGNALAIAALARILETTEDDVTHWRAAESLGKIDPGNNAAIAAFVRILETTKDDSTRKSAAEILGAIGTGNDAAIAAFVRILETTKDNQTRWIAVDSLVAIGSGNTLAIAALIRILETTKDDDTRWRAAETLTKIGAGNDAVIAALVRIMETTEDDSTRWRAAETLGAIGSGNALAIAAFARIMETTDDDTRWRAAESLGKIGTGNDAAIAALVRILETTKDDDTRKSAAESLGKIGTGNDAAIAALVRILETTEDYFTRRSAAESLGKIGTGNDAVIAALVRILETTKDDDTRSSAAESLGKIVQNDQMPSVVSALQHCLTDEVYETNFDLYKNCYKVIWRCAQEMPYPKFYQAWHGSSFASHPEVPQTTGVGFTPSSLSLNLGELPELLHAAIDSNSELMGKMQLICIEGSKFENPDNPASEIYAEMVMQGCPERQNGEPETMQALKVYCQLKCQGVFLIFYEVATSELSQGFSPNFLKSLSKFNNVARICVVSSQADIPLQSFSPSQPNLVTDIVGWIREKLLED is encoded by the coding sequence ATGCCGAAAGCTACTTATGGCCCTGAAGTAAAAGCACGGGTGAAGCGTCTGCTAGAGGCGTTGCTGGCTTTTGTCAATTACGAAGTTGAAGGGTGCGAAGGTTTAGAACTGCATTTCAGATGGCAGGGTGAGGATAGCGCCAACCCTCAGCTAGTCGTGGAAACCAAGCTGAGGGTTCTGGAATATTTGACACAGAAAGACAAATATCCAGGTAAATTAACCACAACTCAAATTCGGCAAGCTATCAACCACCATCTCAAAAAGTTTTTGGGGATTGTCGAGGATAATCGCGCTAAGACTCAAGGGGAAGAAGACTGGCACTTTACCCTGAAGCTGTGGGGTAAGGATAAAGAAGCGAATCTGAGGGAATTCGAGCTAGACTGGGAGCGCAAAAGACCGGATAAGTCTAAAAAGTTAGAAGCGACGTTTGTAGAAACATCATCTACATCAGCACCCGATAACATCAACTGGCGCGAAGTGTGCGAAACTCGCCTCGACAACCAAAAGCGCCTCCTAAATAATCCCCTCACCTCTAACCACGTTGACTTCTATGTGCCGCTGGGATTGGTGGAACCGAAGCCGAAAGAGGAAATTCGACACGGGGATGATGTATCGCCAGAGGAGGGTTCGCGGTTTTACCAACTTGCAGAGACACAAATCACCAAGACTTATAACCAGCCAAACGAGTTTTTTGAACAAGTCTTGCGCCAACGACAAAGCAAAAACAGCCAGGGACGCCGCTTGGCAATTACTGGCGAACCGGGTGCGGGGAAAACTACCCTCTGCTACCAAATTGCTAAGTGGATATTAGAGCAAAATCTGGGGGTGCCGATTTTGATTCGCCTCGCGGATATTGGTAGCAAAACTCTGGGGGAGTTTTTGCTAGAAGGTTGGCTGCGCGATGCTGCGGGAACTCTGAAAGCTGCACCGTCGGAATACTCAACAGCGTTTGAGGAATTGCTGAAAAGTGGCGATGTGTGGCTGCTGTTGGATGGCGTGGATGAAATGGCTGTTGCTTCTCCGTTAGCGGCAATTAATCGGCAGTTGGCGGAGGGTTGGGCAAATAAGGTGCGCGTGGTGCTAACCTGTCGGCTGAATGTCTGGGATGCGGACAAAAACGCCCTGCGGGATTTTGATGTTTATCGCAATTTGGATTTTGATCAGAAGCAGGTTAAGGAATTTATTTACCAGTGGTTTGCAGATAACCAGCAGTGTGAGGGTTTGCTGCGAGAGTTAGCACAATCGAACCAGCAACGCATCAACGATCTCGTCAAAAATCCGCTCAGGTTAGCTTTGTTGTGCCGCACTTGGAAAAATGGCAGCAAATTGCCGGATACCAAGGCGGGACTTTATCAACGATTTGTGGAAGCTTTCTACAATTTGAAGGATGAGTTTGCAATTGAGCCAGTGCAACAACAGCAGCTAACTCAGGCATTGGGAGAACTGGCACTGAGGGCGCTGGATGGTGAAGACAAAGACACGAAAACCGGGGAGGTTATATCCCGGTTTCGGCTGCGGCAATGCCTTGTAGATCGGGTATTTAAAGAGCGTTCCGATTTGTTGGCATTGGCGCTGAAGCTGGGATGGCTAAATCGGGTGGGATTGGCATCAGCAGAGGAAGAAGATTCGGATCGCGCGGTTTATGCTTTTTTCCATCCCACGTTTCAGGAATATTTCGCGGCGTTGGCTGTTGACGATTGGCACTTTTTTCTAAATCATATTCCCCACAACCCAGATCGGGGTAATTACCGCATTTTTGAGCCGCATTGGAAACAGGTAATTTTGCTGTGGCTGGGGCGATCGGATGTAGAAAGGCAGCAGAAAGAGCAGTTTATCCAGGAATTAGTGGATTTTGAGGATAGTTGCAAAGCATTTTATTGGTATCGAGCCTATTTTATAGCTGCTGCTGGGATTGCCGAGTTTAAAGATTGTGCCAAAGCAGATGAAATTGTGGTGCTAATCATTAAATTGGGGTTTGGTCATTTCAACATTGAAGAACAACAGTGGCGAACATTTCTCTATCCGATTGTAGAGGGAGCCAGAGCAGCAGTGTTGCAAACTAACTATGCTATAGCCGTTAACAAATTAATTGACTTATTAGAAACTGCTGAAGATTATGATACCCGTAGGGAAGCTGCTGAAAGTTTGGGTAAAATTGGCACGGGCAACGACGGGGCGATCGCGGCTTTAGTCAGAATTCTGGAAAGTAAGGAAGATTATTTTACCCGTAGCAGTGCCGCCGAAATTTTGGGTGAAATTGTCACGGGCACCGAGGCGGCGATCGCGGCTTTAGTCAGAATTCTGGAAAGTAAGGAAGATTATTTTACCCGTAGCAGTGCCGCCGAAATTTTGGGTAAAATTGGGAGTGGGAACGCAATAGCGATCGCGGCTTTAGTCAGAATTCTGGAAACTACTGAAGATGATGATACCCGTAGCAGTGCCGCTGAAATTTTGGGTAAAATTGATCCAGGCAACCAAGCGGGGATTGCGGCTTTAATCAGAATTCTGGAAACTACAAAATCTGATTATACCCGTAGGAGAGCCGCTGGAAGTTTGGGTGAAATTGGCTCAGGCAAACAAGCTGCGATCGCGGCTTTAGTCAGAATTCTGGAAACTACTGAACATGATTCTACCCCTAGGATTGCCGCTGAAAGTTTGGGTAAAATTGGCACGGGCAACGATGCGGCGATCGCGGCTTTAGTCAGAATTCTGGAAACTACAAAAGATGATTTTACCCGTAAGAGTGCCGCTGCAACTTTGGGTGCAATTGGCACGGGCAACGACGCGGCGATCGCGGCTTTCGTCAGAATTCTGGAAACTACAAAAGATGATTTTACCCGTAAGAGTGCCGCTGCAACTTTGGGTGCAATTGGCACGGGCAACGACGCGGCGATCGCGGCTTTAGTCAGAATTCTGGAAACTACTGAAGATGATTCTACCCGTTGGAGAGCCGCTGCAACTTTGGGTGCAATTGGGAGTGGAAACGCACTAGCGATCGCGGCTTTAGCAAGAATTCTGGAAACTACTGAAGATGATGTTACCCATTGGAGAGCCGCTGAAAGTTTGGGTAAAATTGACCCAGGCAACAACGCGGCGATCGCGGCTTTCGTCAGAATTCTGGAAACTACAAAAGATGATTCTACCCGTAAGAGTGCCGCTGAAATTTTGGGTGCAATTGGCACGGGCAACGACGCGGCGATCGCGGCTTTCGTCAGAATTCTGGAAACTACAAAAGATAATCAGACCCGTTGGATTGCCGTTGACAGTTTGGTTGCAATTGGGAGTGGAAACACACTAGCGATCGCGGCTCTAATCAGAATTCTGGAAACTACAAAAGATGATGATACCCGTTGGAGAGCCGCTGAAACTTTGACTAAAATTGGCGCTGGCAACGACGCGGTGATCGCGGCTTTAGTCAGAATTATGGAAACTACTGAAGATGATTCTACCCGTTGGAGAGCCGCTGAAACTTTGGGTGCAATTGGGAGTGGAAACGCACTAGCGATCGCGGCTTTCGCCAGAATTATGGAAACTACTGATGATGATACACGGTGGAGAGCCGCTGAAAGTTTGGGTAAAATTGGCACGGGCAACGATGCGGCGATCGCGGCTTTAGTCAGAATTCTGGAAACAACAAAAGATGATGATACCCGTAAGAGTGCCGCTGAGAGTTTGGGTAAAATTGGCACGGGCAACGATGCGGCGATCGCGGCTTTAGTCAGAATTCTGGAAACTACTGAAGATTATTTTACTCGTAGGAGCGCCGCTGAAAGTTTGGGTAAAATTGGCACGGGCAACGATGCGGTGATCGCGGCTTTAGTCAGAATTCTGGAAACAACAAAAGATGATGATACCCGTAGTAGTGCCGCTGAAAGTTTGGGTAAAATTGTGCAAAATGACCAGATGCCTTCAGTTGTATCAGCTTTACAACATTGCCTCACAGATGAGGTCTATGAAACCAATTTTGACCTCTACAAAAATTGCTACAAAGTTATTTGGCGCTGCGCTCAAGAGATGCCTTACCCCAAATTTTATCAAGCTTGGCATGGCTCATCGTTCGCATCCCATCCCGAAGTGCCACAAACCACAGGTGTTGGTTTCACTCCCTCCAGCCTTAGCCTTAATTTAGGTGAATTACCCGAACTCCTTCACGCTGCTATTGATAGCAACTCCGAGTTAATGGGTAAAATGCAGCTAATTTGCATCGAAGGCAGCAAATTCGAGAATCCAGATAACCCCGCCTCGGAAATATACGCCGAAATGGTAATGCAAGGCTGTCCCGAACGTCAGAATGGGGAACCGGAAACCATGCAAGCTCTCAAAGTTTATTGTCAGCTAAAATGCCAGGGAGTCTTCCTAATTTTTTACGAGGTTGCAACTAGCGAACTGAGCCAAGGATTCAGCCCAAATTTCCTCAAATCTCTGAGCAAATTTAATAACGTGGCGAGAATTTGTGTAGTCAGCAGCCAAGCCGATATTCCCCTACAATCCTTCTCCCCCAGCCAGCCGAATTTAGTTACAGATATCGTCGGTTGGATTAGAGAGAAATTATTAGAAGATTAG
- a CDS encoding type II toxin-antitoxin system PemK/MazF family toxin, protein MNKGDIVLVPFPFTDLSQSKLRPALVLWADPAGNDVTLCFISSQNTTSLSPGEFALDPSDPEFQGTGLRLLSKVRVTRIVTIERRLITRRLGKLGINQIQQLNVVMIKAFKLT, encoded by the coding sequence GTGAACAAGGGAGATATTGTTTTAGTACCATTTCCCTTTACTGATTTGAGTCAATCCAAGCTACGTCCTGCTTTAGTGCTGTGGGCAGATCCAGCAGGAAATGATGTCACGCTATGCTTTATTTCATCTCAAAACACTACCAGTTTAAGTCCAGGTGAATTTGCCCTAGATCCTTCAGATCCAGAGTTTCAAGGAACTGGATTGCGGCTTTTGTCTAAAGTAAGAGTAACTCGCATTGTGACTATTGAGCGTAGATTGATTACAAGACGCTTAGGCAAATTAGGAATTAATCAAATCCAGCAATTGAATGTAGTTATGATAAAAGCATTTAAACTTACATGA